In Burkholderia savannae, one genomic interval encodes:
- the rpsO gene encoding 30S ribosomal protein S15, which translates to MSVADIKKSEVVAQFARGTNDTGSPEVQVALLTARITELTGHFKTHAKDHHSRRGLLRMVSRRRKLLDYLKGKDADRYRALIEKLGLRK; encoded by the coding sequence ATGTCTGTTGCTGATATCAAGAAGTCGGAAGTCGTTGCTCAGTTCGCGCGCGGCACCAACGATACGGGCTCGCCCGAAGTGCAGGTCGCGCTGTTGACGGCGCGCATCACGGAACTGACGGGTCACTTCAAGACCCACGCGAAGGATCACCACAGCCGCCGCGGCCTGCTGCGCATGGTGAGCCGCCGTCGCAAGCTGCTCGACTACCTCAAGGGCAAGGATGCCGACCGTTACCGCGCGCTGATCGAGAAGCTGGGTCTGCGTAAGTAA
- a CDS encoding branched-chain amino acid ABC transporter substrate-binding protein, with protein sequence MSSYWMRFAAAASAALSLAMPLPASAGATGEPIRIALVEGVSGPFANAGAAVERNLRFGVERVNAQGGVRLRDGVHPLELVVLDSKGGVEEALVQLRAATDKGIGFVAQGNGSAVAAALVAALDKHNVRDPGHRALFLNYSADDPALTGRDCSFWHFRFDAHAGMRMDALADVLARDRAVGKVYLLNQDYSFGRDVSALARAALSARRPDIAIVGDEFHPIGRVKDFSPYVAKIRASGADAVVTGNWGNDLTLLVRAAREQGLATKFYTFYGNSLDAPAALGDAGVKRVLAVADWHPNAGGAQSDAFYRAFRARFPAPRDDYPVRRMSEMIEMLAAAMTRAGSADPVAVAKALEGMRYDDGFHPAQMRAADHQLIQPLYVIEMDRVGAPGVRFDNAGSGYGFRTVLELPPTRGAASAACRMKRP encoded by the coding sequence ATGTCTTCCTATTGGATGCGTTTTGCCGCCGCCGCCTCGGCGGCGCTTTCATTGGCGATGCCGTTGCCCGCGTCGGCCGGCGCGACGGGCGAGCCGATCCGGATCGCGCTCGTCGAGGGGGTGTCGGGACCGTTCGCGAACGCGGGCGCGGCGGTCGAGCGCAATCTGCGCTTCGGCGTCGAACGCGTCAACGCGCAAGGCGGCGTGCGGCTGCGCGACGGCGTCCATCCGCTCGAACTCGTCGTGCTGGACAGCAAGGGCGGCGTCGAGGAAGCGCTCGTCCAACTGCGCGCCGCGACCGACAAGGGGATCGGTTTCGTCGCGCAGGGCAACGGCTCGGCCGTCGCGGCGGCGCTCGTCGCCGCGCTCGATAAGCACAACGTCCGCGATCCCGGGCATCGCGCGCTGTTCCTCAACTATTCGGCTGACGATCCCGCGCTGACGGGGCGCGATTGCAGCTTCTGGCACTTCCGCTTCGACGCGCATGCCGGTATGCGAATGGATGCGCTTGCCGACGTGCTCGCGCGCGACCGCGCGGTGGGGAAGGTTTATCTGCTGAATCAGGACTACAGTTTCGGGCGCGACGTCAGCGCGCTCGCGCGTGCCGCGTTGAGCGCGCGGCGTCCGGACATCGCGATCGTCGGCGACGAGTTTCATCCGATCGGGCGCGTGAAGGATTTTTCGCCGTACGTCGCGAAGATTCGTGCGAGCGGCGCGGACGCGGTCGTCACGGGCAACTGGGGCAACGATCTGACGCTGCTCGTGCGCGCGGCGCGCGAGCAGGGGCTCGCGACGAAGTTCTACACGTTCTACGGCAACAGCCTCGATGCGCCGGCCGCGCTCGGCGACGCGGGCGTGAAGCGCGTGCTCGCCGTGGCCGATTGGCACCCGAATGCGGGCGGCGCGCAGTCCGACGCGTTCTACCGGGCGTTCCGCGCGCGTTTCCCGGCGCCGCGGGACGACTATCCGGTGCGGCGGATGAGCGAGATGATCGAGATGCTGGCCGCGGCGATGACGCGCGCGGGCTCGGCCGATCCGGTCGCCGTCGCGAAGGCGCTCGAGGGAATGCGGTACGACGACGGATTCCATCCGGCGCAGATGCGCGCGGCCGATCATCAATTGATTCAACCCCTTTATGTGATCGAAATGGACCGCGTCGGCGCGCCGGGCGTGCGTTTCGACAACGCGGGCTCGGGCTACGGCTTCCGGACGGTGCTCGAGCTGCCGCCCACGCGGGGCGCGGCGTCCGCCGCTTGCCGTATGAAACGCCCGTGA
- a CDS encoding carbonic anhydrase: protein MNRPKSMLVANIAWASETSERSPDFFDTLSRGQNPRVLWIGCADSRVPAETITQSAPGELFVHRNIANIFQPDDDNCASVLEYAVKVLKVDHVIVCGHYGCGGVRASLLPPSHELPHVNRRIAPLCALAGRHRAELDGVPPDQAADRLAELNVLEQVRLLRSSPIIRDADPAPLVHGWIFSLADGRLKELASGYAAAEPAPQAERAEAAAA from the coding sequence ATGAATCGCCCGAAAAGCATGCTCGTCGCCAATATCGCCTGGGCCAGCGAGACGTCCGAGCGCTCGCCCGACTTCTTCGACACGCTGTCGCGCGGCCAGAATCCGCGCGTGCTGTGGATCGGCTGCGCCGACAGCCGCGTGCCGGCCGAAACCATCACGCAGAGCGCGCCAGGCGAACTATTCGTTCACCGAAACATCGCGAACATCTTCCAGCCCGACGACGACAACTGCGCGAGCGTGCTCGAGTACGCGGTCAAGGTGCTGAAGGTCGATCACGTGATCGTCTGCGGGCACTACGGCTGCGGCGGCGTGCGCGCGTCGCTGCTGCCGCCGTCGCACGAGCTGCCGCACGTGAACCGCCGGATCGCGCCGCTGTGCGCGCTCGCCGGCCGCCATCGCGCGGAGCTCGACGGCGTGCCGCCCGACCAGGCCGCCGACCGGCTCGCCGAGCTCAACGTGCTCGAGCAGGTCCGCCTGCTGCGCAGCTCGCCGATCATCCGCGACGCCGATCCCGCCCCGCTCGTGCACGGCTGGATCTTCTCGCTCGCCGACGGGCGTCTCAAGGAACTCGCGTCCGGCTACGCGGCCGCCGAACCGGCGCCGCAAGCCGAACGCGCAGAAGCGGCGGCCGCCTGA
- a CDS encoding SulP family inorganic anion transporter: protein MKNLRAYFSTFPRDFVAGTVVFLVALPLCLGIANASGVEPFAGLVSGIVGGLIVAVLSGSPLSVSGPAAGLVVIVVDGIAQLGSFQAFLLAVLLSGVIQFGFGLLKAGRFAAYVPSPVIKGMLAAIGILLIVKQMPFALGLSGDGDSPGHAVLASSAIAFASLALLAVWETRAMRRFAFVRLVPAPLAVVILGIGATVLLGFVSPNFAPPAEHRVALPELASFAALGNALKTVDLGPNFAYLLSPDVWRIAITIAVVASLETLLSLEAVEQIDPKRRPSQPNRELKAQGIGNLVAGAIGGLPITSVIVRSSVNVNAGAQSRMSAIVHGMMLVVSVFALTGLLNLIPLASLAAILIHTGFKLAKPALFTSVAKQGPGAFLPFAVTIAGVLAIDLLAGIALGLACCVLAVACANLRSPATLAQHDDHYLLSFRKDVSFLGKVQIKQYLAQIPDRAVVIIDATRADYIDHDVREMIDAFVAEAPLREITVDYRRQVQHARGGGLRSFFRSPTTQ from the coding sequence ATGAAGAATCTACGCGCTTACTTTTCCACGTTTCCGCGCGACTTCGTGGCCGGCACCGTCGTGTTCCTCGTCGCGCTGCCGCTCTGTCTCGGAATCGCCAACGCATCCGGCGTCGAGCCGTTCGCGGGCCTCGTGTCCGGCATCGTCGGCGGCCTCATCGTCGCCGTGCTGAGCGGCTCGCCGCTATCCGTCAGCGGCCCCGCCGCGGGCCTCGTCGTGATCGTCGTCGACGGCATCGCGCAGCTTGGCAGCTTCCAGGCGTTCCTGCTCGCCGTGCTGCTGTCAGGCGTGATCCAGTTCGGCTTCGGTCTCCTGAAGGCCGGCCGGTTCGCCGCATACGTGCCGTCGCCCGTGATCAAAGGCATGCTCGCCGCCATCGGCATCCTGCTCATCGTCAAGCAGATGCCGTTCGCGCTCGGCCTGTCGGGCGACGGCGACTCACCGGGCCACGCGGTGCTCGCGTCGAGCGCGATCGCGTTCGCGTCGCTCGCGCTCCTCGCCGTGTGGGAGACCCGCGCGATGCGCCGCTTCGCGTTCGTGCGCCTCGTGCCCGCGCCGCTCGCCGTCGTGATCCTCGGCATCGGCGCCACGGTTCTGCTCGGCTTCGTCTCGCCGAATTTCGCGCCGCCCGCCGAGCACCGGGTCGCGCTGCCCGAGCTCGCTTCGTTCGCCGCGCTCGGCAATGCGCTGAAGACCGTCGACCTCGGCCCGAACTTCGCGTACCTGCTGAGCCCGGACGTGTGGCGCATCGCGATCACGATTGCCGTCGTCGCAAGCCTCGAGACGCTGCTCAGCCTCGAAGCGGTCGAGCAGATCGATCCGAAACGCCGGCCGTCGCAGCCGAATCGCGAGCTGAAGGCGCAAGGCATCGGCAACCTCGTCGCGGGCGCGATCGGCGGCCTGCCGATCACGTCGGTGATCGTGCGCAGCTCGGTCAACGTGAATGCAGGCGCGCAAAGCCGGATGTCCGCGATCGTGCACGGCATGATGCTCGTCGTCAGCGTGTTCGCGCTCACCGGGCTGCTGAACCTGATCCCGCTCGCGAGCCTCGCGGCGATCCTGATCCACACGGGCTTCAAGCTCGCGAAGCCGGCGCTCTTCACGTCGGTCGCGAAGCAGGGCCCGGGTGCATTCCTGCCCTTCGCGGTGACGATCGCAGGCGTGCTCGCGATCGACCTCCTCGCCGGCATCGCGCTCGGCCTCGCGTGCTGCGTGCTGGCCGTCGCGTGCGCGAATCTGCGCAGCCCGGCGACGCTCGCGCAGCACGACGACCACTATCTGCTGTCGTTCCGCAAGGACGTGTCGTTCCTCGGCAAGGTGCAGATCAAGCAATATCTCGCGCAGATTCCGGATCGCGCGGTCGTCATCATCGACGCGACCCGCGCCGACTACATCGACCACGACGTGCGCGAGATGATCGACGCGTTCGTCGCGGAAGCGCCGCTGCGCGAGATCACGGTCGATTACCGGCGCCAGGTTCAGCACGCGCGCGGCGGCGGCTTGCGCTCGTTCTTCCGCAGCCCGACGACGCAGTAA
- a CDS encoding 2-isopropylmalate synthase: MTDKLIIFDTTLRDGEQSPGASMTKEEKIRIAKQLERMKVDVIEAGFAASSNGDFDAIQAIASQVKDSTICSLARANDKDIQRAADALKPADSFRIHTFIATSPLHMEKKLRMTPDQVYEQARLAVRFARKFTDNIEFSPEDGSRSDMDFLCRVLEAVIAEGATTINIADTVGYGVPELYGNLVKTLRERIPNSDKAIFSVHCHNDLGMAVANSLAGVKIGGARQVECTINGLGERAGNTSLEEIVMAVKTRKDYFGLELGIDTTQIVPASKLVSQITGFVVQPNKAVVGANAFAHASGIHQDGVLKARDTYEIMRAEDVGWTANKIVLGKLSGRNAFKQRLQELGVSLDSETELNAAFARFKDLADRKAEIFDEDIIAIVTEEESALAHEHEHYKFVSLAQRSETGERPQAKVVFAVDGDEVAGEASGNGPVDATFNAIETEVGSGAELLLYSVNAITTGTQAQGEVTVRLSKSGRIVNGVGTDPDIVAASAKAYIAALNKLYSNVDKLNPQRA, translated from the coding sequence ATGACAGACAAGCTGATCATTTTCGACACGACGCTGCGCGACGGCGAGCAATCGCCCGGTGCGTCGATGACGAAGGAAGAGAAAATCCGCATCGCGAAGCAGCTCGAGCGCATGAAGGTCGACGTGATCGAAGCCGGCTTCGCGGCCAGCTCGAACGGCGATTTCGACGCGATCCAAGCGATCGCGTCGCAAGTGAAGGACAGCACGATCTGCTCACTCGCGCGCGCGAACGACAAGGACATCCAGCGCGCGGCCGACGCGCTCAAACCTGCGGACAGCTTCCGGATTCACACGTTCATCGCGACGTCGCCGCTGCACATGGAGAAGAAGCTGCGGATGACGCCCGACCAGGTGTACGAGCAGGCGCGTCTCGCGGTGCGCTTCGCGCGCAAGTTCACCGACAACATCGAGTTCTCGCCGGAAGACGGCAGCCGCTCCGACATGGATTTCCTCTGCCGCGTGCTCGAAGCGGTGATCGCCGAGGGCGCGACGACGATCAACATCGCGGATACGGTCGGCTACGGCGTGCCGGAGCTGTACGGCAACCTCGTGAAGACGCTGCGCGAGCGCATCCCGAACTCGGACAAGGCGATCTTCTCGGTGCACTGCCACAACGATCTGGGGATGGCGGTCGCGAACTCGCTCGCCGGCGTGAAGATCGGCGGCGCGCGCCAGGTCGAATGCACGATCAACGGCCTCGGCGAGCGCGCGGGCAACACGTCGCTCGAGGAAATCGTGATGGCCGTGAAGACCCGCAAGGACTATTTCGGTCTCGAGCTCGGCATCGACACGACGCAGATCGTGCCGGCGTCGAAGCTCGTGTCGCAGATCACCGGTTTCGTCGTGCAACCGAACAAGGCGGTCGTCGGCGCGAACGCGTTCGCGCACGCGTCGGGCATCCACCAGGACGGCGTGCTGAAGGCGCGCGACACGTACGAGATCATGCGTGCGGAAGACGTCGGCTGGACCGCGAACAAGATCGTGCTCGGCAAGCTGTCGGGCCGCAACGCGTTCAAGCAGCGCCTGCAGGAGCTCGGCGTGTCGCTCGACAGCGAAACCGAGTTGAACGCCGCGTTCGCCCGCTTCAAGGATCTCGCCGACCGCAAGGCCGAGATCTTCGACGAGGACATCATCGCGATCGTCACCGAGGAGGAATCGGCGCTCGCGCACGAGCACGAGCACTACAAGTTCGTGTCGCTCGCGCAGCGCTCGGAGACGGGCGAGCGGCCGCAGGCGAAGGTCGTGTTCGCGGTCGACGGCGACGAAGTGGCGGGCGAGGCGAGCGGCAACGGTCCCGTCGACGCGACGTTCAACGCGATCGAGACCGAAGTCGGCAGCGGCGCCGAGCTGCTGCTGTATTCGGTCAACGCGATCACGACGGGCACGCAGGCGCAGGGCGAAGTGACGGTGCGCCTGTCGAAGAGCGGGCGGATCGTCAACGGCGTCGGCACCGATCCGGACATCGTCGCGGCGTCGGCGAAGGCGTACATCGCCGCGCTCAACAAGCTGTATTCGAACGTCGACAAGCTGAATCCGCAGCGCGCGTGA